A segment of the Zingiber officinale cultivar Zhangliang chromosome 8B, Zo_v1.1, whole genome shotgun sequence genome:
TGAGGTCCTTGGATAGCGCCACGCCGACCTTGCCGCCGCCGTCCTCTTCCTGGAAGACGCAGCCGTAGGACTGCGCGTCGGAGCCCTTGTGGGTCCGCACGGTGTGGATAAGCTGGTACTTGGCTCGGCGGCGCTCTGAGCGGCAGTTGGTGAGCAGGATAGCCGCGCCGCCCACGCGGAAGATGCAGTTGGACACCAACATCGAGCGGTTGTTGCCCATGTACCAATTCAGGGTAATGTTCTCCATGCTAATCACCAACGCGTAGCTATTCCGGCGGACCTGCGCGCCCATGTCATCGTTAATCTTAGTAAATTTGATCGAGTTGTACCAAATGGGATTGGCTCCAACAGAATTACTAATTACGAACTTGGAGCAGTTGTTTGGCGAGGTCGATGGAGATGAGTCCGGCGCTGCAACCCATTCCGCCGAGGTTGTAGCTGGCAATATTCCCTCTGAGCTTGTATCGGTTCACCACCATGGCCGAGAGCGACGGCGTCGGGTTGAACAGGCTGCAGTTCACCACCAGGATCCCTATATCCCTCGGCTTCACCCCTGTCTTCGCCAGGAGATCGTCGATGGCCCCGAACATGACCATCTCTGCCTCCTTCCTCGCCTCCGCCACGCACGGCTTCGGCGGTGTCGTCAACAGCGCCTCCGGGAAGTAGGTGGCCTGACCCAGCCCCGACCGCTCCAGGATCTTCTTCTGGAACGCGAGGTTCTCCTCCGTGAAGAACCCCGCGGCCACCGACTGCTTCACGAACCGCTCCCGCGCGCACTGGCCCGCGGCCTCGGGCTTCACGCAGGCGAAGTCGAGAAGGTACACTGGCCGCGGCCGCTTCATGAAGTAGAGCGCCGTCGACAGCGCGAGCAGCGCGCAGCAGAGCGCCAGGTATTGCGGATTGAGTCGGAGACTGCCGTCCCACATCAACCGCAGATTGGAGGTCGAGAGGCGCGACGACAGAgtagggagaaaggagagaagcaTCGAATAGAGGGCGTTGGTGATGCAGCGAAAACCCAGTTTGAAATGCTTCATGTTCACAGTGTGTTCTACGATATGCCCGTGAGAAACAGAGGAAACTACAGACGGATAGTAGTGAGATCAAAATCTCGACAGGGAAATTAATAGAAGGATTGGAAGATTGCAggaaggaaagaatttaagatgGTACGTGATGAGTGGGTTGAGGAGATGCAACCACCCCAACGAACTTTTTATTGAGAAGGCAATTAAGGTTGCTATAGCTAGTTGGGCAACGAAAGCGTCTTGCTTCTCACACCTTCGTTGTATCTGCATAACCTGCCGGTGATTGCTTGCGGTGAAGACTGAACATGACGTAACAATGCAGCAATTCCATCCTTCATTAAAGATTCCTGTTAGTTCTATAGAGCAAACAGACGAAAAGGTGGTCTCGAATTCTCAAGTTACTCTTGTTTGAGGTGTGATTTCTTGAGGGAAATGAATCGTCTAAATAATCTGGAAACACAAGCCACTTTATATGACGCTGTTAAATTAACTTGGCGTTTGTTAATAAGTGATAAAGTCCATTTGACTGTTAAATTACTATAGCATAAGCCATTTAATTAAATGCTTCCTGCCCTTTTATTATTTAGTGAAGCATGTGGATGGAGGGTCACTGCGATCTTTCCTCCACATTTCAATTTAAGGCTATAATAATCCCTTCGGGGGAATTAAATAAAGTCAAAGTCATTGCACGAAAAAACAAGTCAAAGTAAAAGATGCACAGGCCCTTAATGGGTTTGACCCAATTGAAACGGAATGAAAGAGGAAGTATCGAGAGGTTGGAGGTTGGGGGTTGGTGGGAAATAACTCCAGCAAACCCTTAATTATTAGGTAATTGCTTTCTTGTCCCAATCTATGCAACAAACGACTGATGATActaattaaatataattcatCCAGACGCGTGCGACGGACAGTGTGCATATAATATAATTGTATTAAATGTGTTTGAGTCGTGTGCGTCTTTTCATGCCACGctgtttaataaatttaaattatttaaatttaaatgtgttttgttaataaattaattattttttttgaataatcaaatttatcaaaatttcCAACCGATTAAATATCCGTTAGTTTAATTCTAGatgaattaatcaaaattttaaaattaaattaattaaatttagattttatttaattaattatatttttaaataaaaaataataaaattaatattttaattggaTTTAACTGAcgaactttaaaattaaaatcaaattaaattagccAAAAATCACAATGAATTTTataaaaaagttaaaaattaaa
Coding sequences within it:
- the LOC122017288 gene encoding 3-ketoacyl-CoA synthase 20-like, which gives rise to MKHFKLGFRCITNALYSMLLSFLPTLSSRLSTSNLRLMWDGSLRLNPQYLALCCALLALSTALYFMKRPRPVYLLDFACVKPEAAGQCARERFVKQSVAAGFFTEENLAFQKKILERSGLGQATYFPEALLTTPPKPCVAEARKEAEMVMFGAIDDLLAKTGVKPRDIGILVVNCSLFNPTPSLSAMVVNRYKLRGNIASYNLGGMGCSAGLISIDLAKQLLQVRRNSYALVISMENITLNWYMGNNRSMLVSNCIFRVGGAAILLTNCRSERRRAKYQLIHTVRTHKGSDAQSYGCVFQEEDGGGKVGVALSKDLMAVAGEALRANITTLGPLVLPLSEQLIFFASLVLRKVFKLRRVRPYLPDFKKAFEHFCIHAGGRAVLDTLESNLGLSPWHMEPSRMTLYRFGNTSSSSLWYELAYAEMKGRMRKGDRTWQIAFGSGFKCNSAVWRALRTIDPAAERNPWTDEINQFPVDVPKVEVVKE